The following proteins are co-located in the Deinococcota bacterium genome:
- a CDS encoding class I SAM-dependent methyltransferase, whose protein sequence is MRLAVAAVPGVPADAAAAWAERLRLPLEPLGETDAEGLLVWTGERLELRDSRPGAAGPVYVDFVAGQAAHR, encoded by the coding sequence ATGCGTCTTGCCGTAGCTGCTGTTCCGGGAGTTCCTGCCGACGCCGCCGCGGCGTGGGCCGAGCGCCTGCGCCTGCCGCTCGAGCCCCTCGGCGAGACGGACGCGGAGGGGCTGCTGGTGTGGACGGGGGAGAGGCTCGAGCTCCGCGACAGCCGGCCGGGCGCGGCGGGACCCGTCTACGTGGACTTCGTCGCCGGCCAGGCGGCCCACCGC